One window of the Elusimicrobiota bacterium genome contains the following:
- a CDS encoding acetyl-CoA carboxylase carboxyltransferase subunit alpha codes for MANGSTALEFEKPIVELELKIEELRVFSKEKNVDVSGEIKALEEKCEILKHEIYNALTPWHRVQLARHPQRPYTLDYINLMMTNFVELHGDRLYGDDPSIVGGFAMLDDIPVMVLGHQKGRNIDENMKRNFGSAHPEGYRKAIRLMMLAAKFGKPVVCLLDTQGAYPGDAAEARGIAEAIARNMKIMSTLPVPIVVVVIGEGGSGGALGIGVGNRVLMMENAIYSVISPEGCASILYKDSKFANEAAKALKVTAQDLKELGVIDEIVPEPLGGAHRNMEVTAENLKSVLKRNLIELIKINSSKLIEMRYKKFRAMGSFEEKKKKCESNGIKSKKRKG; via the coding sequence ATGGCAAACGGTAGTACAGCGTTAGAGTTTGAAAAACCAATCGTTGAGCTTGAACTGAAAATTGAGGAGCTCAGGGTTTTTTCTAAAGAAAAAAATGTGGATGTCAGTGGTGAGATTAAAGCACTGGAAGAAAAGTGCGAAATTTTAAAACATGAAATTTATAACGCTTTAACTCCCTGGCATCGTGTACAGCTTGCAAGGCATCCTCAACGGCCTTATACGCTTGATTATATTAATCTTATGATGACAAACTTTGTGGAACTCCACGGGGACAGGTTGTACGGTGATGATCCGTCTATCGTCGGGGGATTCGCGATGCTTGATGATATCCCTGTAATGGTGCTTGGGCATCAGAAGGGAAGGAATATTGATGAAAATATGAAACGCAATTTCGGTAGCGCGCATCCTGAAGGATACCGCAAAGCTATTAGGTTAATGATGCTTGCGGCAAAGTTCGGGAAGCCAGTGGTATGCCTACTTGATACCCAGGGCGCGTATCCTGGTGATGCTGCGGAAGCAAGGGGTATTGCCGAAGCAATTGCGCGGAATATGAAGATTATGTCAACTTTACCGGTACCGATTGTTGTGGTTGTCATCGGGGAAGGCGGGTCCGGGGGCGCTTTAGGGATAGGCGTGGGTAACCGCGTGTTAATGATGGAGAATGCTATATATTCTGTGATTTCGCCGGAAGGATGCGCGTCAATACTTTATAAGGATTCTAAGTTCGCAAATGAAGCGGCAAAAGCGTTGAAAGTTACGGCGCAGGATCTTAAGGAACTTGGTGTTATCGACGAGATCGTGCCTGAACCGTTAGGCGGGGCGCATAGAAATATGGAAGTAACAGCAGAGAATCTTAAATCTGTATTAAAACGTAATCTGATAGAACTTATAAAGATTAATTCTTCAAAACTGATAGAAATGCGGTATAAAAAGTTCAGGGCTATGGGTAGTTTTGAGGAAAAAAAGAAAAAGTGTGAAAGTAATGGTATTAAATCAAAGAAAAGGAAGGGGTAA